In a single window of the Limnochorda sp. L945t genome:
- a CDS encoding TRAP transporter permease, which translates to MGDALVRRLTSAFLVAAALYHLYLVLHPFNPLLNHFRIPVLDLTQLSRATHVWLVVTAGYLIAFMRPAQSGGRRAGGLLMAALSASPLILLLGAMEYRPAESGLAVLSWVVSMAAVLKDRRVRWLDLVAAALAALPYLYMVFDYEALIYRAVVPTTWDLAMGWSLAVLVLGLVFRFIGPVMPVLVLVFMLYNVFGAYVPGALGHAGFGVDFLLGKIYVETEAALFGQITGISAKYLVYFTILGGVLSSLGIGKILANMALVAVGRSPAGPGRTTALLSLLMGMFSGSGAADTQFVATLTRPLYDQAGYDREAAGGIVATAGTVALITPPVLGSAAFLMVELLGIRYLTVVIMSIIPALLYILAILLYNEQYVKKAGLRPVSVENVYGWAYVARRLYVFLPIVLIVYMIVRGFSVDLAVTFAVFLSIAIAYLSPETRPALRAAAGALGKGFEGLIPTAGAVVAANIIMAMMVLTGLPSKFSLLLTQVSGHSLLLATLFAAGFSLLLGMGVPPVATYTLASALTAPAIIGMAVSNGIPEKAAVLATHMFLFYYAVLADITPPVALSAYAAASVMETDPIRTGVRAALVALPKYVIGFLFILSYSGTALLIVPVLETAPAASAVYMIATRLVATAVAIWFMAVGNVGYSTRPMSAAARMAAGLAGLLLMHPNLGVNAAGLAVGLVTLLAARGPSMEAVQRRAV; encoded by the coding sequence GTGGGCGACGCGCTGGTTCGGAGGCTAACGTCGGCGTTTCTGGTGGCGGCCGCGCTGTACCACCTGTACCTGGTCCTACACCCGTTCAACCCGCTGCTCAATCACTTCCGGATCCCCGTGCTGGACCTGACGCAGCTCTCGCGCGCGACGCACGTGTGGCTCGTGGTTACAGCGGGCTATCTCATCGCCTTCATGAGGCCCGCCCAAAGCGGCGGGCGGAGGGCCGGCGGGCTGTTGATGGCAGCGCTCTCGGCGAGCCCTCTGATCCTGCTGCTGGGGGCGATGGAGTACCGCCCGGCCGAGTCCGGCCTTGCCGTGCTGAGCTGGGTCGTGAGCATGGCGGCGGTCCTGAAGGACCGGCGGGTGCGGTGGCTCGACCTGGTTGCGGCCGCGCTGGCGGCCCTGCCATACCTCTACATGGTGTTCGACTATGAGGCGCTCATCTACCGGGCCGTGGTCCCCACCACGTGGGACCTTGCCATGGGATGGTCGCTCGCGGTGCTGGTGCTCGGGCTCGTCTTTCGCTTCATCGGCCCGGTGATGCCCGTTTTGGTGCTCGTCTTCATGCTCTACAACGTCTTCGGGGCCTACGTGCCGGGCGCCCTCGGGCACGCCGGGTTCGGCGTGGACTTCCTGCTCGGCAAGATTTACGTGGAGACGGAGGCGGCGCTGTTCGGCCAGATCACGGGCATCTCGGCGAAGTACCTCGTCTACTTCACCATCCTCGGCGGGGTGCTGTCCAGCCTGGGCATCGGAAAGATCCTAGCCAACATGGCGCTAGTCGCGGTGGGGCGCAGCCCCGCGGGCCCGGGCCGCACGACGGCGCTGCTGTCGCTTCTGATGGGGATGTTTTCGGGATCGGGCGCGGCCGACACGCAGTTCGTCGCTACCCTCACCCGGCCTCTTTACGACCAGGCAGGATATGACCGGGAGGCCGCGGGCGGCATTGTGGCCACCGCAGGCACGGTCGCTCTCATCACGCCGCCCGTGCTGGGATCAGCCGCTTTCTTGATGGTGGAGCTGCTCGGCATCCGTTACCTCACCGTGGTCATCATGTCCATCATCCCGGCGCTGTTGTACATCCTGGCCATTCTCCTCTACAACGAGCAATACGTCAAGAAAGCGGGCCTGCGCCCCGTCAGCGTGGAGAACGTCTACGGGTGGGCCTATGTGGCACGCCGGTTGTACGTCTTCTTGCCCATCGTGCTCATCGTCTACATGATTGTCCGCGGCTTCTCGGTGGACCTGGCAGTCACCTTTGCCGTCTTCCTCAGCATCGCCATCGCTTACCTTTCCCCCGAGACACGGCCGGCGCTCAGGGCCGCGGCGGGGGCTTTGGGCAAGGGGTTCGAGGGGCTCATCCCGACTGCCGGCGCCGTGGTGGCGGCCAATATCATCATGGCCATGATGGTGTTGACGGGCCTACCCTCGAAGTTTTCGCTGCTGCTCACCCAGGTTTCCGGGCACAGCCTGCTGCTGGCCACGCTGTTTGCGGCGGGCTTCTCGCTCCTGCTGGGGATGGGCGTCCCGCCGGTTGCGACGTACACCCTGGCTTCGGCGCTCACCGCGCCGGCCATCATCGGCATGGCCGTGTCCAACGGCATACCGGAAAAGGCGGCGGTGCTGGCCACGCACATGTTCCTCTTCTACTACGCCGTGCTGGCGGACATCACGCCGCCCGTGGCGCTGTCGGCGTATGCAGCCGCCTCCGTCATGGAGACCGACCCCATCCGCACCGGGGTGCGGGCAGCCCTGGTGGCGCTTCCCAAGTACGTCATCGGCTTTCTGTTCATCCTCTCGTACTCCGGTACGGCCCTGCTCATCGTCCCCGTGCTGGAGACGGCTCCGGCAGCGAGCGCCGTGTATATGATCGCCACGAGGCTGGTTGCCACCGCGGTGGCCATCTGGTTCATGGCCGTGGGTAACGTCGGCTACTCCACCCGGCCCATGTCAGCAGCCGCGCGGATGGCTGCGGGGCTTGCGGGGCTGCTCCTGATGCACCCAAACCTCGGGGTGAACGCAGCCGGGCTGGCTGTGGGCCTGGTTACCCTCCTGGCTGCTCGAGGCCCTTCGATGGAGGCGGTGCAGCGCAGGGCCGTGTAG
- a CDS encoding TAXI family TRAP transporter solute-binding subunit: MSGSWDRRQVRAFLVVVLSLVLVTSLTGSLAALAAAGRYNVVVATGGIGGVYYYYGTAVAELISRYANLSGTAIQTAASIDDLLLIRDRTDLARGTVYCATVLPDSAYLAYTSRHERFASKPAPISILWAMYPNHLHIVTADDTGIKSLSDLKGKRVSTGAPGSGTEVEALLVLEVAGVDPARDFAKWERLGASESAQALADGSISAYFWSGGLPTASVVELGTTLSRRSRHLRLVPVPDDLARQFAVRFPGLAAPARVDASVYGTREATPTLAFWNMFVCHKDTPEEVTYAITKAVFEHLDELVRAVPPARDTTVANAAMYLGGTIPYSEGALRYFREIGAVKK; encoded by the coding sequence ATGAGCGGCAGCTGGGATCGCAGGCAAGTCCGGGCGTTCCTGGTCGTTGTCCTGAGCCTGGTTCTTGTGACATCGCTTACGGGAAGTCTCGCGGCTCTGGCTGCGGCGGGCCGGTACAACGTGGTGGTGGCCACCGGTGGGATCGGCGGGGTTTATTACTACTACGGTACCGCCGTCGCGGAGCTGATCTCCCGGTACGCCAACCTGTCGGGTACAGCCATCCAGACGGCGGCATCCATCGACGACCTGCTGCTGATCCGGGACCGCACCGACCTGGCGCGGGGCACCGTCTACTGCGCCACCGTGCTGCCGGACTCCGCCTACCTGGCGTACACGAGCCGCCATGAACGCTTCGCGTCCAAGCCCGCGCCCATTTCGATCCTGTGGGCCATGTACCCGAACCACCTGCACATCGTGACCGCCGACGACACTGGAATCAAGAGCCTGAGCGACCTCAAGGGCAAGCGGGTCTCCACGGGCGCGCCGGGAAGCGGCACCGAGGTAGAGGCGCTGCTGGTGCTGGAGGTGGCCGGGGTCGATCCGGCCCGGGACTTCGCGAAGTGGGAACGCCTCGGAGCCAGCGAGAGCGCCCAGGCGCTGGCGGACGGGAGCATCAGCGCCTACTTCTGGTCGGGCGGGCTTCCGACCGCTTCGGTGGTTGAACTCGGCACGACGCTGAGCCGCCGCAGCCGGCATCTGCGCCTGGTCCCGGTGCCCGACGACCTGGCCAGGCAGTTCGCCGTGCGCTTTCCGGGGCTTGCAGCCCCGGCTAGGGTTGACGCCTCGGTGTACGGCACCCGGGAGGCAACGCCGACCCTTGCCTTCTGGAACATGTTCGTTTGCCACAAGGACACCCCGGAGGAGGTCACCTACGCGATCACCAAGGCGGTGTTCGAGCACCTCGACGAACTGGTGAGGGCGGTGCCGCCGGCCCGGGACACCACGGTGGCCAACGCCGCCATGTACCTGGGCGGAACCATCCCGTACAGCGAGGGGGCGCTTCGGTATTTCCGGGAAATCGGCGCCGTCAAGAAGTAA
- a CDS encoding CaiB/BaiF CoA transferase family protein — MPGPLEGIKVLDLSRVLAGPYCTQILADLGATVWKIEPPWGDETRGWGPPFVQGESAYYLSVNRGKKSVAVNLKEPRGAAIVRELARRADVLVENYKAGDLARFGLGYAAVSAENPRIVYVSITGFGQTGPRGAEPGYDIALQGMTGIMSITGDPAGPPTKVGVAWIDVMTGMMAAVGILAALHERAGSGRGQHLDLALFDVGLAAMANLAQSYLVTGSPPRRIGNAHPQIVPYQVFEASDGWIILAVGNDQQYRRTCEAIGHPELWGDPRFQTNAGRVQHRGELVPRLAEIFRTRPRADWVERLGAAGVPVAPVNDLAEAFTDSQAEARGSVWKLAHPVIGTLAVVASPLQHLSRTPAAPGGHPPLLGEHTREVLQEVLGLTPADVHQLAVSGVVAVSSAPSS; from the coding sequence GTGCCCGGGCCGTTGGAAGGGATCAAGGTGCTGGACCTGAGCCGCGTCCTTGCCGGGCCGTACTGCACCCAGATCCTGGCCGACCTGGGCGCGACCGTTTGGAAGATCGAGCCTCCCTGGGGCGACGAGACCCGTGGCTGGGGCCCGCCGTTCGTCCAGGGAGAGAGCGCTTACTACCTTTCCGTCAACCGCGGTAAGAAGAGCGTCGCCGTCAACCTCAAGGAACCCCGCGGCGCCGCCATCGTCCGCGAGCTCGCGCGCCGGGCCGACGTCCTCGTGGAGAACTACAAGGCGGGCGACCTCGCCCGCTTCGGGCTCGGCTACGCCGCCGTTTCGGCCGAGAACCCCCGCATCGTCTACGTCTCCATCACGGGCTTCGGCCAGACCGGCCCTCGCGGCGCCGAACCCGGGTACGACATAGCGCTCCAGGGCATGACGGGCATCATGAGCATCACCGGCGACCCCGCCGGCCCCCCGACCAAGGTGGGAGTCGCCTGGATCGACGTGATGACGGGCATGATGGCGGCCGTGGGCATCCTGGCGGCCCTCCACGAGCGGGCCGGGAGCGGCCGGGGCCAGCACCTGGACCTGGCGCTGTTCGACGTGGGCCTGGCGGCCATGGCCAACCTGGCGCAGAGCTACCTGGTGACCGGTTCGCCGCCCCGCCGGATCGGCAACGCGCACCCGCAGATCGTTCCCTACCAGGTCTTCGAGGCAAGCGACGGCTGGATCATCCTGGCCGTCGGCAATGACCAGCAGTACCGCCGCACCTGCGAGGCCATCGGGCACCCGGAGCTGTGGGGAGACCCGCGCTTTCAGACCAACGCCGGGCGCGTGCAGCACCGGGGTGAACTGGTGCCGCGCCTTGCCGAGATCTTTCGCACTCGCCCCCGGGCCGACTGGGTGGAACGGCTCGGAGCCGCCGGCGTGCCCGTCGCCCCCGTCAACGACCTGGCCGAGGCGTTTACCGATTCCCAGGCCGAGGCGCGGGGATCGGTGTGGAAGCTGGCGCACCCCGTCATCGGCACCCTTGCCGTCGTGGCAAGCCCCCTGCAGCACCTCTCCCGCACGCCGGCCGCGCCGGGTGGGCACCCGCCGCTCTTGGGTGAACATACCCGGGAGGTGCTCCAGGAGGTTCTGGGGCTCACCCCGGCCGATGTGCACCAGCTCGCCGTGTCCGGGGTGGTGGCGGTCAGCTCCGCTCCCAGCTCCTGA
- a CDS encoding MFS transporter, whose protein sequence is MPSSSTVVSAPMPPSEAARRWLLLAVATLQQAGLTFVRFGLPTVAPFIRADLGLSLTQTGVVLGAFDLGALVAFYATGVATDRFGERRVMALGAWFTGLLAAASAAAPGMRELAIVLALAGAGFPSSQVAGSHAVMGWFHARERGVAMGVRQAGLPLGGLAGALVLPWVAASAGWRLAMVVAGAGCILAGLATFLALPDGEPAAHSGAVARPGLPLHREPSPVRALPAGGFLQAPRQFLRDRALVATTLMACLLAASQFSLTGYLPLYMVDVFRWDRQAASRLLLVVHAGGIAGRLLWGWVSDRRFHGDRVAPLVTVSLSGALGAALIAALALAPLPPAAVAGSALLAGLTLLGWNGLYITLISELSGPASAVMLGISMTVLYVWTMLSPPGFGWLVERLGSYPAAWTALVAIQLMAAVAATAAGSFAPARRAGAPHRLRPRVGGGR, encoded by the coding sequence ATGCCATCCTCGAGCACCGTGGTTAGCGCCCCCATGCCTCCGTCCGAGGCGGCGCGCCGGTGGTTGCTGCTGGCGGTCGCCACGCTGCAGCAGGCGGGGCTCACGTTCGTGCGTTTCGGCCTGCCGACCGTCGCCCCGTTCATCCGGGCAGACCTGGGCCTTTCGCTTACCCAGACGGGCGTCGTGCTGGGGGCGTTCGACCTCGGCGCGCTCGTGGCGTTTTATGCCACGGGGGTCGCCACGGACCGGTTCGGGGAGCGCCGGGTCATGGCGCTCGGAGCTTGGTTCACGGGGCTCCTGGCGGCGGCTTCGGCGGCGGCGCCCGGCATGCGGGAACTGGCGATCGTCCTGGCCCTGGCCGGGGCCGGGTTCCCGTCGAGCCAGGTGGCCGGCAGCCATGCCGTGATGGGGTGGTTTCACGCTCGGGAACGGGGCGTCGCCATGGGCGTGCGCCAGGCGGGGCTCCCGCTGGGAGGGCTTGCGGGCGCCCTGGTGCTGCCCTGGGTTGCCGCCTCCGCCGGCTGGCGCCTGGCCATGGTGGTGGCGGGGGCAGGCTGCATCCTCGCCGGCCTGGCCACCTTCCTGGCTCTTCCGGACGGCGAACCGGCCGCCCACTCCGGCGCCGTTGCCCGCCCTGGGCTTCCCCTCCACCGTGAGCCTTCCCCCGTGCGCGCCTTGCCCGCAGGCGGTTTCCTCCAGGCGCCCCGCCAATTCTTACGCGACCGGGCGCTGGTTGCCACCACGCTGATGGCCTGCCTGCTGGCGGCAAGCCAGTTTAGCCTGACGGGCTACCTGCCCCTCTACATGGTGGACGTCTTCCGTTGGGACCGGCAGGCCGCCTCCCGGCTCCTCCTCGTCGTCCACGCCGGTGGCATCGCCGGGCGGCTGCTGTGGGGCTGGGTGTCGGACCGTCGCTTCCACGGCGACCGGGTCGCCCCGCTGGTCACCGTCTCCTTGAGCGGAGCGCTGGGTGCCGCGCTCATCGCCGCGCTCGCCCTCGCGCCGCTCCCGCCGGCCGCCGTGGCGGGATCCGCCCTGCTGGCAGGGCTCACCCTCCTGGGCTGGAATGGCCTGTACATCACGCTGATCTCCGAGCTTTCGGGCCCGGCCTCGGCCGTGATGCTGGGCATCAGCATGACCGTCCTCTACGTCTGGACCATGCTCTCGCCGCCGGGCTTCGGTTGGCTCGTGGAACGGCTTGGCTCCTACCCCGCGGCCTGGACAGCGCTGGTTGCCATCCAGCTCATGGCCGCCGTGGCCGCGACGGCCGCAGGCTCCTTCGCCCCCGCCCGGCGTGCCGGCGCCCCCCATCGCCTCCGCCCGAGGGTGGGAGGTGGCCGCTAG